One stretch of Candidatus Nitrosotenuis cloacae DNA includes these proteins:
- a CDS encoding nitroreductase family protein → MGKFSKVEPSYISKDGCRLVWEGIDEDDSDVVVLNKEELDSLTEILSKNSTGKVELEDEFSTILINTDIIQFRLKDSKMLEVKTSTMTKAILEYKKVPHVPKPIKIYPKEFLPSIQIEKDDSEKKQLDAVLKSKAKKNISETDLFRVLSTRRSTRNFDSSKIIEQWQVDKILAAADTAPTAGNFQGFEVFYVKNKEVKRRLVEAANNQPYVNAPVVLVFCMDPARVKMNFRPEILAKFSLQDATLAAAYSQLAASALGLSSIWIGMINEEKVQQILQTELRPSSILCIGYPQKSRPPKSRRKLKDLVRVIE, encoded by the coding sequence ATGGGTAAATTTTCCAAAGTAGAGCCATCCTACATTTCAAAGGATGGGTGTAGACTAGTCTGGGAGGGAATAGACGAGGATGATTCTGATGTTGTGGTACTAAACAAGGAGGAGCTGGATTCACTCACTGAGATACTATCAAAAAACTCTACAGGCAAAGTTGAGCTTGAGGACGAATTCAGTACAATTCTGATAAACACTGACATTATCCAGTTTCGACTAAAGGACTCTAAAATGCTAGAAGTAAAGACCAGTACCATGACAAAGGCCATATTAGAATACAAAAAGGTCCCACACGTACCAAAGCCAATCAAGATTTACCCAAAAGAGTTTCTCCCATCAATCCAAATAGAAAAGGATGATTCCGAGAAAAAGCAGCTGGATGCAGTCCTAAAATCAAAAGCAAAAAAAAATATCTCGGAAACCGACCTGTTTAGAGTATTATCCACTAGGCGCTCTACTAGAAACTTTGATTCCTCAAAAATAATAGAGCAATGGCAGGTAGACAAGATACTAGCAGCTGCCGATACCGCACCCACTGCTGGCAACTTTCAAGGCTTTGAGGTCTTTTATGTCAAAAACAAGGAGGTAAAAAGAAGACTAGTCGAGGCTGCAAACAACCAGCCATATGTGAATGCACCAGTTGTTTTGGTGTTTTGCATGGACCCAGCACGAGTAAAGATGAACTTTAGGCCAGAGATCTTGGCCAAATTCTCACTCCAGGACGCAACGCTGGCGGCTGCATATTCCCAGCTTGCAGCATCCGCATTGGGATTGAGCTCAATTTGGATTGGCATGATCAATGAGGAAAAGGTTCAGCAGATTCTTCAAACAGAGCTGAGGCCATCATCGATTCTTTGCATTGGATATCCGCAAAAGAGTCGCCCCCCAAAGTCCAGACGAAAGCTAAAGGATTTGGTTCGAGTCATAGAATAA
- a CDS encoding class I SAM-dependent methyltransferase: protein MNQKIRVNPLDVILWNGRHSGKDVVNIYTKFSPMMQIGADTKMLNFGLWKNSTTLPDAQKEMSEYVADFGEFSLASKVLDVGSGFCIPATIWKERFPHLEVFCLDVNFSELNNGSNHVISQINSSSNNIPFAEKSFDRIIALESAQHFVPLERFFSEARRVLSDDGKLILAIPVTRDSSALKLGILSITWLSKKYTKDHVFNVIKQAGFSLKKEESIGDLVYEPFANYYIQNRKSLKERLVSTYSGNVENLTFKSMKKMKELSEKKIIDYLLLSLQKD from the coding sequence ATGAACCAAAAGATCAGAGTAAATCCACTTGATGTCATATTGTGGAATGGCAGGCATTCCGGAAAAGATGTAGTAAACATCTACACCAAGTTCTCCCCAATGATGCAGATTGGAGCAGACACCAAGATGCTAAATTTCGGCTTGTGGAAAAATTCCACTACGCTACCTGATGCGCAAAAAGAAATGTCAGAATATGTCGCAGACTTTGGCGAGTTTTCTTTGGCAAGTAAGGTCTTGGATGTTGGTAGTGGATTTTGCATTCCAGCTACAATCTGGAAGGAGAGGTTTCCTCATCTGGAGGTATTTTGCCTTGATGTGAATTTTTCAGAGCTGAATAATGGCAGCAATCATGTGATATCGCAGATAAACTCGTCCTCAAATAATATTCCGTTTGCAGAAAAGTCATTTGATAGAATAATTGCGCTGGAATCTGCCCAGCACTTTGTTCCACTGGAGAGATTTTTCAGCGAGGCAAGACGAGTTTTATCAGATGATGGCAAGCTAATCCTGGCAATTCCGGTAACTAGGGACTCATCAGCACTAAAGCTTGGCATACTGAGTATTACGTGGCTCTCAAAGAAATACACAAAAGATCATGTGTTTAATGTCATAAAGCAGGCTGGATTTAGCCTCAAAAAGGAGGAATCCATTGGGGATTTGGTGTATGAGCCGTTTGCCAACTATTACATACAAAACAGAAAATCCCTCAAAGAAAGACTGGTCAGCACCTATTCTGGAAATGTAGAGAATCTGACCTTCAAGTCCATGAAAAAAATGAAGGAACTATCAGAGAAGAAAATAATCGATTACCTTTTACTTAGTTTGCAAAAAGACTAG
- a CDS encoding HpcH/HpaI aldolase/citrate lyase family protein: MARLYRSLLFVPGNNPRFLEKAKTSQSDIVCFDLEDSVPDSEKKNARKLIRDALKSRDSYSSSIYVRTNSPISGKIPDDLSEIIQKGLDGIVIPKVNNAKELGKIIKLIQSLEKKRKLKPLFVIPSIESAEGVVNTYHIAKSSKRIPAVVFGVFDLLNDMGIEYTKQSEGAKYSRAKIPLDARAAGVLVIDAIWQDLKDLEGLKQDCIIGKNLGYSGKSIIHPDQIIICHELFAPNKSELEWARKVCSIYEESTKKGKGATVVDGKMIDEVHYKQAKALLDLEKK, translated from the coding sequence TTGGCAAGGCTTTATCGTAGCCTCTTATTTGTACCTGGAAACAATCCTCGCTTTTTAGAAAAAGCAAAGACCTCACAATCTGATATTGTCTGCTTTGATTTGGAAGATTCCGTGCCTGACTCTGAGAAGAAAAATGCGCGCAAGCTAATCCGGGACGCACTAAAATCACGTGATTCGTATTCTTCCAGCATCTATGTTAGGACAAATTCGCCAATCTCTGGCAAAATCCCAGATGATCTCTCCGAGATAATCCAAAAAGGACTGGATGGAATTGTAATACCCAAAGTCAATAATGCGAAGGAGCTAGGAAAAATCATCAAACTCATCCAATCCCTTGAGAAGAAAAGAAAGCTAAAGCCTCTTTTTGTAATACCATCAATAGAATCTGCTGAAGGCGTGGTCAACACATATCATATAGCAAAAAGCAGCAAGAGAATTCCGGCAGTCGTGTTTGGCGTATTTGATCTGCTAAACGACATGGGAATAGAATACACAAAACAATCAGAGGGTGCAAAATATTCACGCGCAAAAATCCCGCTGGATGCAAGAGCAGCAGGCGTTTTGGTAATTGATGCAATTTGGCAGGACCTCAAGGACTTGGAAGGCCTAAAGCAAGACTGTATTATTGGAAAAAACCTTGGCTATTCCGGCAAATCAATAATTCATCCTGATCAAATCATTATTTGTCATGAATTGTTTGCACCAAACAAGTCTGAGCTGGAATGGGCAAGAAAGGTCTGTTCCATATACGAGGAATCTACAAAGAAAGGAAAGGGAGCTACTGTAGTTGATGGCAAAATGATAGACGAGGTCCACTACAAGCAGGCAAAGGCACTCTTAGATCTGGAAAAGAAATAA
- a CDS encoding zinc-binding dehydrogenase: MKGVVYEEYAPDDNYAKILKVKEVPDPKPKPNEVVFKVHSTALNYNDIWGMRGVPIAIPLPHISGSDAAGVVTAVGEEVTTLKVGDRVATHSNLACRVCKACTDGREFDCTKRQVWGFQTGPLWGAYCEYVHLPEVNVIKIPDTVSFDDAAAASMTLQTSWHMLVGRAKIKPGQLVLIMGGGSGVGSFGIQIAKLYGCTVIATASGDKLEKCMKLGADYAVDHRKEDWTKEVFKISKEIAKTTGGAPGIDVSFDHIGQTHWNPQLTLLKYGATLVSCGATTGYDAKTDLRQIFFKGTNILGSTQGTRAELEDGFYWMGRGKIKSVIDSIYPFEQAAEAHTKMVQGKFFGKILMKPEGV, translated from the coding sequence ATGAAGGGCGTAGTCTATGAAGAATATGCACCAGACGATAATTATGCAAAAATACTCAAAGTAAAAGAAGTACCAGATCCAAAACCAAAACCAAACGAAGTTGTTTTCAAGGTACATTCAACTGCTCTAAACTATAACGATATCTGGGGAATGAGAGGTGTCCCAATCGCAATTCCATTACCACACATTTCGGGCTCTGATGCCGCAGGCGTAGTCACTGCAGTAGGCGAAGAAGTCACAACTCTCAAAGTAGGTGACAGAGTAGCTACACACTCTAATCTGGCATGCCGAGTTTGCAAGGCTTGCACTGATGGTCGCGAATTTGACTGTACAAAGCGTCAAGTTTGGGGCTTCCAAACAGGTCCACTCTGGGGTGCATACTGTGAATATGTTCATTTACCAGAAGTAAACGTCATAAAAATTCCAGACACCGTATCATTTGATGATGCAGCTGCTGCATCAATGACTCTCCAAACATCATGGCACATGCTGGTTGGAAGAGCAAAAATCAAACCAGGCCAACTGGTCCTAATCATGGGTGGCGGCTCTGGTGTTGGTTCATTTGGAATTCAGATAGCAAAACTATACGGATGCACAGTTATAGCTACTGCGTCTGGCGACAAACTCGAAAAATGTATGAAGCTAGGTGCAGACTATGCAGTGGATCACAGAAAAGAAGACTGGACCAAAGAAGTATTCAAGATTTCAAAAGAAATTGCAAAAACAACAGGCGGAGCACCAGGAATTGATGTGTCATTTGATCACATTGGTCAGACTCACTGGAACCCACAGCTTACACTACTAAAGTATGGTGCAACACTGGTATCCTGTGGCGCAACAACTGGTTATGATGCAAAGACAGACCTTCGACAAATCTTCTTCAAGGGAACAAACATCCTAGGTTCCACACAGGGAACAAGAGCAGAACTAGAAGATGGTTTCTACTGGATGGGCAGAGGCAAAATTAAATCAGTCATTGACTCGATTTATCCATTTGAGCAAGCAGCAGAGGCCCACACAAAGATGGTTCAAGGCAAGTTCTTTGGCAAAATCCTGATGAAGCCTGAAGGCGTCTAA
- a CDS encoding DNA-binding protein has protein sequence MSYDQGDPNRPSDEEILAQKDMILKQLLSPEARLRLNNVRMVKPELAGVVENYLIGMASQGKLRSQITDDQLKQILLSVQQPKRDFKIERR, from the coding sequence TTGAGCTACGATCAAGGCGATCCAAATCGACCAAGCGACGAAGAGATTCTGGCGCAAAAAGACATGATTCTAAAGCAACTATTATCCCCAGAGGCAAGACTGAGACTAAACAATGTTAGAATGGTAAAGCCAGAGCTGGCAGGGGTTGTCGAGAATTATTTGATTGGCATGGCATCGCAGGGCAAGCTCCGATCGCAAATAACTGACGATCAGCTAAAGCAAATACTGCTCTCTGTCCAGCAGCCAAAACGTGATTTCAAAATAGAGCGACGATAG
- a CDS encoding 30S ribosomal protein S19e has protein sequence MAKAYDVPADVLISRLASLLKSENIGKPDWASYVKTGSHAVRPPQEKEWWYTRCASIFRKIYLHGPIGVNDLRIDYGGSKAVGYAFSHHRDAGGAIIRNAIQELEKLGYVEKVQGKGRVVTHAGMKKLDRLASDILDELAVQNPLLKIYS, from the coding sequence ATGGCAAAAGCCTATGATGTACCAGCAGATGTTCTGATATCAAGACTAGCATCACTGCTCAAGTCAGAAAATATCGGAAAACCAGACTGGGCCTCATACGTAAAAACAGGCTCGCATGCAGTACGACCTCCACAAGAAAAGGAATGGTGGTACACAAGATGCGCATCCATATTTAGAAAGATATACCTGCACGGCCCAATCGGCGTAAACGACCTTAGAATCGATTATGGCGGATCCAAGGCAGTCGGATATGCATTCTCACACCACAGGGATGCAGGCGGCGCAATCATTAGAAACGCAATTCAGGAGCTTGAAAAGCTAGGCTATGTCGAAAAGGTGCAAGGAAAAGGCAGAGTGGTTACTCATGCCGGAATGAAGAAACTAGACCGACTAGCATCTGACATACTGGATGAGCTTGCAGTGCAAAACCCACTACTCAAAATCTATTCCTAG
- a CDS encoding ribonuclease P protein component 4, translated as MKPSPKQIALERIQIILKEAQSNILSDPELAQKQASLAKRISTKYRVRLPYDIRMQFCKKCKSFIPPGVNARIRVGRSTLKSIRITCRFCNHTYRKVIVQPK; from the coding sequence GTGAAGCCAAGCCCAAAACAAATAGCGCTGGAGAGAATCCAAATCATACTAAAAGAGGCCCAATCAAACATTCTGTCTGATCCCGAGCTTGCCCAAAAACAGGCAAGCCTTGCAAAAAGAATCAGTACCAAGTACCGGGTCCGACTGCCATATGACATTAGGATGCAGTTCTGCAAAAAGTGCAAGTCATTCATTCCGCCTGGTGTAAATGCTAGAATCCGAGTCGGCAGATCGACTCTAAAATCAATTAGGATAACGTGCCGGTTTTGCAATCATACGTATCGCAAAGTCATCGTACAACCTAAATGA
- a CDS encoding L-threonylcarbamoyladenylate synthase, with protein sequence MQTKILRVNPRNPSISQIRQAAKKIRSGNVVAFPTETVYGLGANALDSKSVRKIFAAKGRPSDNPLIVHIFDIAEIGILADNIPNMAYDLMERFWPGPLTLVLKKSKIVPKIVTGGLDTVAIRMPKNKIAQAIIREASVPVAAPSANVAGRPSPTMAKHVREDLAGKISLIIDGGPTKIGIESTVVDLSKKTPMLLRPGSVTLEQLQEIVGAVKIHPIIFGKKTNTIHRSPGMKYRHYSPSAKIILVEGTKAKQKISQLLHQYKSQGMRVGILSMEKSHTKSDLTRFIGSNPDTIAANLFKSFREFDEKKIDIILAQGISQKGLGLGIMNRLGKAAYKKIRA encoded by the coding sequence ATGCAAACAAAAATTCTCAGAGTAAATCCAAGAAATCCATCGATTTCTCAGATAAGGCAGGCAGCCAAGAAAATAAGATCAGGCAATGTGGTTGCATTTCCAACCGAAACAGTATATGGTTTGGGCGCAAACGCACTGGACTCTAAATCGGTGAGAAAAATATTTGCAGCCAAAGGCAGGCCATCAGACAATCCACTCATAGTTCACATATTCGATATAGCAGAGATTGGAATTTTGGCAGACAACATACCAAACATGGCATATGATCTGATGGAGAGATTCTGGCCTGGACCATTAACTCTGGTATTGAAAAAATCAAAAATCGTTCCAAAAATAGTCACCGGTGGACTGGATACAGTCGCAATCAGGATGCCAAAAAACAAGATTGCTCAGGCAATAATAAGAGAGGCTAGCGTACCAGTTGCAGCCCCTTCTGCAAATGTTGCCGGCAGGCCCAGTCCCACCATGGCAAAACATGTCAGAGAGGATCTTGCCGGAAAAATAAGTCTGATCATTGATGGTGGTCCAACCAAGATAGGAATCGAATCCACTGTGGTGGATTTGTCCAAAAAAACTCCAATGTTGCTAAGGCCTGGCAGTGTTACTCTAGAACAACTACAAGAAATAGTCGGAGCAGTAAAGATTCATCCAATCATATTTGGCAAAAAGACAAATACTATTCATCGCTCACCTGGAATGAAATACAGGCATTATTCCCCAAGCGCTAAAATAATTCTAGTAGAAGGCACAAAGGCAAAACAGAAAATCTCACAGTTATTGCACCAATACAAAAGCCAGGGAATGCGAGTAGGCATACTAAGCATGGAGAAAAGCCACACAAAATCAGACCTGACCAGATTCATTGGCTCAAATCCCGATACGATTGCAGCAAATCTCTTCAAGTCATTTAGGGAATTTGATGAAAAGAAAATTGACATCATACTGGCACAGGGAATCAGCCAAAAGGGACTAGGCCTTGGAATAATGAACCGCTTGGGAAAAGCAGCCTACAAAAAAATCAGGGCTTGA
- a CDS encoding AsnC family transcriptional regulator, giving the protein MPFQLDDIDIAIIQSLMKDGRKSFRQISREIKISTPTVQARYERLVNVGLIKSVSPIIDTGLLEEKAEKRLGSIKTKPSQAKLTKTMILKMSCDLCQGPIPDKPHPLKIANFERFFCCTTCRAIYKEKYKGRIESLNQKLKP; this is encoded by the coding sequence ATGCCATTTCAGCTGGATGATATCGATATTGCAATCATTCAATCATTAATGAAGGATGGACGAAAATCATTCAGACAGATATCTCGCGAAATCAAAATTAGCACGCCAACCGTCCAAGCTCGATACGAAAGACTAGTCAATGTGGGTTTGATAAAATCGGTCTCGCCAATAATTGATACCGGACTATTAGAGGAAAAGGCAGAAAAACGCCTTGGCAGCATCAAAACAAAACCCAGCCAGGCCAAGCTAACAAAAACCATGATACTAAAGATGTCATGCGATCTGTGTCAGGGACCAATTCCTGACAAGCCTCACCCGCTAAAGATAGCAAATTTTGAGCGATTCTTTTGTTGCACCACATGTAGGGCAATATACAAAGAAAAGTACAAGGGGCGAATCGAGTCCCTAAATCAAAAGCTCAAGCCCTGA
- a CDS encoding Dps family protein, which translates to MDKVNIGLSPKSRTKVISVLSGVIADQYILYTKTRNYHWNVTGEDFAQYHKLFEEQYSAIDEDIDDVAERIRALGGKTPATLAEFVKAATLKEHPGKYPSAKAMIANLLADHETVIRSLRKAIEICDDVDDDGTEDFLTQLMEKHEKTAWMLRATIES; encoded by the coding sequence ATGGACAAAGTAAACATTGGACTGTCTCCAAAGTCACGCACCAAAGTCATCTCAGTTCTGTCTGGTGTTATAGCAGACCAGTACATTCTGTACACAAAGACTCGAAACTATCACTGGAATGTAACCGGAGAAGACTTTGCACAATACCACAAGCTATTCGAAGAACAATATTCTGCAATAGATGAAGACATTGATGATGTAGCGGAGCGAATCCGAGCATTGGGCGGAAAAACCCCAGCAACGCTTGCAGAATTTGTCAAAGCAGCAACACTAAAGGAGCATCCGGGAAAATATCCATCTGCCAAAGCTATGATTGCAAATCTTTTGGCCGATCATGAAACAGTGATTCGCAGCCTACGCAAGGCAATCGAGATATGCGATGATGTGGATGATGATGGGACTGAAGACTTTCTAACACAGCTAATGGAAAAGCATGAAAAGACTGCTTGGATGTTGCGCGCAACCATAGAAAGCTAA
- a CDS encoding cation diffusion facilitator family transporter, translated as MHNHIEHRLWLVFVISISIFVLEIIGGILSNSLALISDSFHVMLDFSAIGISLIAFRIAKKPHSVKLSFGFHRAEIVAALINGITLILVSGFIFYESYKRFLDPQAIQTDTLLGFAIAGFAANLVMMILLKKESHSNLNIKGSYTHVIGDMLSSVGVIIGGIIISITNYPIIDPIVSVGIGMLIIRSGIMLCKECVHIFMEGTPKEIRIESVSDEIERLKEVSEVHDLHIWTLTSNVFAMSAHVKIRSEFISQTNNLLRKINEIMKEKFGINHCTIQIEHDLINPDRK; from the coding sequence TTGCATAATCATATAGAGCATAGACTTTGGCTTGTCTTTGTAATCTCAATATCGATTTTTGTGCTAGAGATTATTGGTGGAATTCTAAGTAACAGTCTTGCATTAATCTCTGATTCATTTCACGTAATGCTTGATTTTTCTGCTATAGGGATATCATTAATTGCGTTTAGAATTGCTAAAAAACCACACTCAGTCAAGCTTTCCTTTGGTTTTCATCGGGCAGAAATTGTAGCTGCGCTGATAAATGGAATTACGTTGATTCTTGTTTCTGGCTTTATTTTCTATGAATCGTACAAAAGATTTCTGGATCCACAGGCAATACAAACAGACACATTGCTTGGCTTTGCTATTGCTGGATTTGCAGCAAATCTAGTAATGATGATTCTGCTCAAAAAAGAAAGCCATTCAAATCTTAACATCAAAGGCTCATACACTCATGTAATTGGCGATATGCTATCATCTGTTGGTGTGATTATTGGTGGAATAATCATCAGCATTACTAATTATCCAATAATTGATCCAATCGTAAGCGTTGGAATTGGTATGTTGATAATAAGATCTGGAATAATGCTTTGCAAAGAATGTGTGCATATATTCATGGAAGGAACTCCAAAGGAGATCAGAATAGAATCCGTCTCAGATGAAATTGAGCGATTAAAAGAGGTTTCCGAAGTTCACGATCTACACATCTGGACTCTGACGTCAAATGTATTTGCAATGTCAGCTCATGTAAAGATACGATCCGAGTTTATTTCACAAACCAACAATCTTTTACGAAAAATCAACGAAATTATGAAAGAAAAGTTTGGCATCAATCATTGCACTATTCAGATAGAACATGATTTGATAAATCCAGACAGGAAGTAA
- a CDS encoding winged helix-turn-helix transcriptional regulator yields the protein MRYPNYKYNPRANQLLTILEKKPASRFTDLMNDSGLKNGVVSHYLMMMEKMGLIRSKKIKNQDWYFASTFDESKDFLFIHLRKETSKKILFFLLDGDATFAEILEHIKKSPSTLSIALSNLLKANLVIVELGVVKKYCIVDRESAVKALEQIKMNTFDTVKDRFADSFSYF from the coding sequence ATGAGATATCCAAACTACAAGTACAATCCGAGGGCAAACCAACTTCTTACAATACTGGAAAAAAAACCAGCATCTAGATTTACAGATCTAATGAACGATTCTGGACTCAAAAATGGAGTTGTAAGCCATTATCTAATGATGATGGAAAAGATGGGACTCATTAGGTCAAAGAAGATAAAAAATCAAGACTGGTATTTTGCATCCACGTTTGATGAGTCAAAAGATTTTCTTTTTATCCATTTACGAAAAGAGACAAGCAAGAAAATTCTCTTCTTTCTTTTGGATGGTGATGCAACATTTGCAGAAATACTAGAGCACATCAAAAAAAGCCCATCTACTTTGTCCATTGCCCTATCAAATCTTCTCAAGGCCAACCTTGTGATAGTTGAACTAGGTGTGGTAAAAAAATACTGTATTGTTGATAGAGAATCCGCAGTTAAGGCATTGGAGCAGATAAAGATGAATACGTTTGACACAGTCAAGGACAGATTCGCAGATTCATTTTCATATTTTTAA
- a CDS encoding winged helix-turn-helix transcriptional regulator, giving the protein MSSFVLLDTKKMMMNVDDQNNTDKILQFIEQNPGCHLRQIKRELKISMGTLQYHLNLLEKNGKITSDKHTLHRHYFPIGLFQDNEKNILKILNKETERDILMFIIECKNPTQTEIVDAIQISAPSVNWHINNLIQLGLLREERDGKFKRYVFSGNPNHIISLMKRYHTSIWDKWSGRLAEMFLSFSGDKSQ; this is encoded by the coding sequence ATGTCTTCGTTTGTTTTATTAGATACAAAAAAGATGATGATGAATGTGGATGATCAAAACAATACTGATAAAATTCTTCAATTTATCGAACAAAACCCTGGATGCCATCTCAGACAGATCAAAAGGGAATTGAAAATATCCATGGGAACACTACAATATCACTTGAATCTGCTTGAAAAAAATGGTAAAATTACGTCGGATAAGCATACACTTCACAGGCACTACTTTCCAATAGGACTATTCCAAGACAATGAAAAAAACATTCTAAAAATACTCAACAAGGAAACGGAACGGGATATCTTGATGTTCATTATAGAATGTAAAAACCCAACACAAACAGAGATCGTAGATGCAATTCAGATATCAGCACCATCTGTAAATTGGCACATTAACAACCTAATCCAGCTAGGTCTTCTAAGAGAAGAGCGTGATGGTAAATTCAAAAGATATGTGTTTTCTGGCAATCCAAATCACATAATTTCATTAATGAAGCGTTATCATACGTCAATATGGGACAAATGGAGTGGCAGGTTAGCAGAAATGTTCCTGTCTTTTAGTGGAGACAAAAGTCAATGA
- a CDS encoding universal stress protein, with the protein MSQKKILVAVDRSDMDKSVVKSALDVARNTDSSIIILSVIDIAKFIASVGELNYNSIMGEEKGLEKYLQNLIKNTAKNDKKIEFRIMQGDPASKICEFAKELGASLVVIGTRGLGKIKSKLLGSVSENVIKNCNCSVLIVRS; encoded by the coding sequence TTGTCACAAAAGAAAATACTTGTTGCAGTAGATCGGTCTGATATGGACAAATCAGTAGTCAAGTCAGCATTAGATGTTGCACGCAATACTGACTCATCAATTATAATTCTAAGTGTAATAGATATTGCAAAATTTATCGCATCAGTAGGAGAATTAAACTATAATTCCATTATGGGTGAAGAAAAAGGATTAGAAAAATATCTACAAAACCTAATCAAAAACACCGCAAAAAACGACAAAAAAATAGAATTTCGAATTATGCAAGGAGATCCAGCAAGTAAAATCTGTGAATTTGCAAAGGAACTTGGCGCAAGTCTTGTAGTAATTGGAACAAGAGGTTTGGGCAAAATAAAATCCAAACTGTTGGGCAGCGTTTCAGAAAATGTAATTAAAAATTGTAATTGTTCTGTATTAATAGTTAGAAGTTAA
- a CDS encoding MFS transporter, with translation MNNHTDDKFGMKNIRTLGLVSFFTDFSSEMVFGILPYFVTSTLGLSRTFLGLLDGSSELSSYAFRMISGTISDKIGKRKPLVILGYGLSTISKPFFSFANNWFDTFLIRNADRVGKGIRTAPRDALISESVPDAKHGKAFGLHRTLDQLGAIAGPLAAFLLLQIVDIRTIFLFSLVPSAIAVLILIFLVKENTSSKIGNPVKIFSLFGKALKNNRPFVFFLVISGIFGAGAFNFSFVLLRSSELGVEKNYVPLVYLAINVAHAAIGLPIGALSDRIRKEFIILISYGIFGISLFLMSIAYDTSTAYVVAAVFGLYLGISETVQRAIIPRFVDPNLRGTAFGIYNLVSGIAFFAGNVIFGFLWDSFNLDVALWYSGAITMMAICGLILFIKKFKPIVL, from the coding sequence GTGAATAATCATACTGATGATAAATTTGGAATGAAAAACATCAGGACATTAGGCCTAGTTAGCTTTTTCACAGATTTCTCATCTGAAATGGTGTTTGGCATTTTGCCATATTTTGTCACAAGCACACTAGGCCTGTCTAGAACATTTCTAGGCCTACTTGATGGCTCATCTGAGCTTTCCAGTTATGCATTTAGAATGATATCGGGTACCATATCCGATAAAATTGGCAAAAGAAAACCACTTGTAATTCTTGGTTATGGATTGTCTACAATAAGCAAGCCGTTTTTCTCATTTGCAAATAACTGGTTTGATACATTTTTGATAAGAAATGCCGACAGGGTTGGAAAGGGAATACGAACCGCTCCACGCGATGCATTAATTTCTGAATCAGTACCAGACGCTAAACATGGAAAAGCATTTGGTTTACATCGAACACTAGATCAGCTTGGAGCAATAGCTGGGCCACTAGCGGCATTTCTCTTATTACAAATAGTCGACATTCGAACGATCTTTCTCTTCTCGTTAGTTCCAAGTGCTATTGCAGTTTTAATATTGATATTTTTAGTAAAAGAAAATACATCCAGCAAAATAGGCAACCCTGTAAAGATTTTTTCCTTATTTGGCAAGGCACTCAAAAATAACCGACCCTTTGTATTCTTTCTTGTAATAAGTGGGATATTTGGTGCTGGAGCATTCAATTTTTCATTTGTTTTGCTGCGCTCGTCCGAGCTCGGTGTGGAAAAAAACTATGTTCCTTTGGTGTATCTGGCAATAAATGTGGCCCATGCTGCAATCGGACTTCCAATCGGTGCATTATCTGATAGAATCCGAAAAGAATTTATCATTTTGATTTCTTATGGAATTTTTGGAATTTCTTTGTTTTTGATGAGTATTGCATATGATACTAGTACAGCATATGTAGTTGCGGCAGTCTTTGGGTTGTATCTTGGAATTTCAGAAACCGTTCAACGTGCAATAATTCCAAGATTTGTAGACCCCAATCTAAGGGGAACCGCGTTCGGAATTTACAATCTGGTTTCAGGAATAGCATTCTTTGCCGGAAATGTGATTTTTGGGTTTTTATGGGATTCATTTAATCTTGATGTCGCTCTGTGGTATAGTGGTGCGATCACTATGATGGCCATTTGTGGGCTGATTTTATTTATAAAAAAATTCAAGCCGATTGTTTTGTAA